A part of Solea solea chromosome 8, fSolSol10.1, whole genome shotgun sequence genomic DNA contains:
- the prdm12b gene encoding PR domain zinc finger protein 12b yields MGSVLPGTSLALKPGFKPQQPLSLADIITSDILHSFLYGRWRHVLGEQHQHHHQQQQPHLQQQHHLQHEERTAPSASPKTAFTAEVLAQSFSGEVQKLSSLVLPSEVIIAQSSVPGEGLGIFSKTWIKAGTEMGPFTGRLISPEHVDLYKNNNLMWEVFNEDGTVRYFVDASQEDQRSWMTYIKCARNEQEQNLEVVQIGSSIFYKAVETIPPDQELLVWYGNSHNTFLGIPGIPGGDEDQTKKTKTDEFQTCEGSSSSSSSSASSSLGRMRCVICHRGFNSRSNLRSHMRIHTLDKPFVCRFCNRRFSQSSTLRNHVRLHTGERPYKCHVCQSAYSQLAGLRAHQKSARHRPSGDAANQGGGVVVVGVGGGVHSAHSPPPHPPQLTTMPHPASLVHHIPAMVL; encoded by the exons ATGGGCTCCGTGTTGCCCGGCACCTCGCTGGCCCTGAAGCCGGGCTTCAAGCCGCAGCAGCCGCTTTCGCTGGCCGACATCATCACCTCGGACATCCTGCACAGCTTCCTGTACGGTCGCTGGAGGCACGTGCTGGGCGAGCAGCATCAGCaccaccatcagcagcagcagccgcacctgcagcagcagcatcacctgCAGCACGAGGAACGCACCGCCCCGAGCGCGAGCCCCAAGACCGCGTTCACCGCCGAGGTGCTCGCGCAGTCCTTTTCCGGAG AGGTGCAGAAGTTGTCCAGTCTGGTTTTACCCAGTGAGGTGATCATCGCCCAGAGCTCAGTCCCAG GTGAAGGTTTGGGTATTTTCTCTAAAACTTGGATTAAAGCAGGAACAGAGATGGGACCATTTACTGGACGCCTCATCTCACCTGAGCACGTTGACCTGTACAAGAACAACAATCTCATGTGGGAG GTGTTTAATGAGGACGGGACTGTCAGGTATTTCGTCGATGCCAGTCAGGAGGACCAGAGGAGCTGGATGACGTACATTAAATGTGCAAGGAACGAGCAGGAACAGAACCTGGAGGTGGTTCAGATCGGCAGCAGCATCTTCTACAAAGCAGTGGAG ACGATCCCTCCGGACCAGGAGCTGCTCGTCTGGTACGGAAACTCCCACAACACCTTCCTGGGAATCCCTGGGATTCCTGGAGGAGATGAAGACCAGACCAAGAAGACCAAGACTG atgagttccagacctgtgaaggctcctcttcttcctcgtcctcgtctGCATCCTCCTCCCTGGGCCGCATGCGATGTGTTATCTGCCACCGCGGCTTCAACTCCCGCAGCAACCTGCGCTCCCACATGCGCATCCACACGCTTGACAAACCGTTCGTCTGCCGATTCTGTAACCGCCGCTTCAGCCAGTCGTCCACTCTACGGAACCATGTCCGACTGCACACCGGCGAGCGGCCGTACAAGTGTCACGTCTGCCAGTCGGCATACTCGCAGCTGGCCGGCCTGCGGGCACACCAGAAGAGTGCCAGACACCGGCCCTCAGGAGATGCTGCGAACCAGGGGGGAGGTGTGGTAGTGGTGGGAGTTGGAGGAGGAGTGCATTCAGCTcactcacctcctcctcatccaccaCAGCTGACCACCATGCCTCACCCAGCATCACTGGTTCATCATATACCAGCCATGGTTCTGTGA